In Malassezia japonica chromosome 2, complete sequence, one DNA window encodes the following:
- the DBP3 gene encoding RNA helicase (COG:A; EggNog:ENOG503NV0I), translating into MSAEKSKVVGVEPTKDKKEKKDKKDKKDKKDKKEKKEKKEKKEKKDKKDKKDKQEEAVAAPVPTAASKATTSKEAREFLEKNSITMEMPEESTERPPLPMLSFGELDGKIDASLKERFDAEGFKQPTLIQSCCWPVLLQGKDIVGIAETGSGKTLAFGVPALQYVIENQPKKKKNTIQVLVIAPTRELAIQTRDNLARVSEPLGFGTFCVYGGVSKSEQLRALENNALPVRIVVGTPGRVLDLAREGSLDLSNVSYLTLDEADRMLDKGFEPDIRAIIGMTKSHDEGRHTNMFSATWPPAVRGLAETFMRSPVRVTVGSDELSANRKVSQTVEVLQDGREKERRLNTFLRSVNAQTANDKILIFALYKKEAQRVEGTLKRWGYRVSGIHGDLNQHERIASLEAFKTGETPLLVATDVAARGLDIPNVEHVVNYTFPLTIEDYIHRIGRTGRGGKTGKALTFFTDEDKAHAGELIRVLKDADQPVPDAMDKFPTTIKRKSHSSYGDHYKELVPGKAKKITFDDD; encoded by the exons ATGAGCGCCGAGAAGAGCaaggtcgtcggcgtcgagccgaCGAAGGACAAGAAAGAGAAGAAGGACAAGAAGGACAAGAAGGACAAGAAGGACAAGAAAGAGAAAAAAGAAAAGAAGGAAAAGAAGGAAAAGAAAGACAAGAAGGACAAGAAGGACAAGCAGGAGGAggccgtcgctgcgcctgtCCCCACGGCTGCGTCCAAGGCTACG ACGTCCAAAGAGGCTCGTGAGTTCCTGGAGAAGAACAGCATTACGATGGAAATGCCCGAGGAGAGCACGGAGCGTCCGCCGTTGCCGATGCTGTCctttggcgagctcgacggcaaGATCGATGCGAGCCTCAAGGAGCGCTTTGACGCCGAGGGTTTCAAGCAGCCTACGCTCATCCAGTCGTGCTGCTGGCCTGTCCTGCTGCAAGGCAAAGACATTGTCGGTATCGCCGAGACGGGTTCCGGCAAGACGCTTGCGTTCGGTGTGCCGGCACTCCAGTACGTGATTGAGAACCAGccgaagaagaagaagaacaCGATCCAGGTGCTCGTCAttgcgccgacgcgcgagcttgCGATTCAGACGCGCGACAACCTCGCGCGTGTGAGCGAGCCGCTGGGCTTTGGCACGTTCTGTGTCTATGGTGGTGTGTCTAAGTCggagcagctgcgtgcgctggagAACAACGCGCTGCCTGTGCGCATTGTTGTCGGTACTCCGGGCCGTGTGCTCGATCTTGCGCGCGAAGGCTCACTGGATCTGAGCAACGTCAGCTACCttacgctcgacgaggccgaccgTATGCTCGACAAGGGTTTCGAGCCGGATATCCGTGCGATTATCGGCATGACCAAGTCGCACGACGAGGGGCGCCATACCAACATGTTCAGTGCGACGTGGCCGCCGGCTgtgcgcggcctcgccgagacgtTCATGCGCTCGCCTGTGCGTGTGAcggtcggcagcgacgagctgaGTGCGAACCGCAAGGTGTCGCAGacggtcgaggtgctgcaggACGGTCGCGAgaaggagcgccgcctcaaCACGTTCCTGCGCTCGGTCAACGCGCAAACGGCCAACGACAAGATTCTCATCTTTGCACTCTACAAgaaagaggcgcagcgtgtgGAAGGTACGCTGAAGCGCTGGGGATACCGTGTCTCGGGCATCCACGGCGATCTCAACCAGCACGAGCGTATCGCGAGTCTCGAGGCGTTCAAGACAGGCGAGACGCCTCTGCTGGTTGCAACCGatgtcgcggcgcgtggaCTGGATATTCCGaacgtcgagcacgtcgtcaACTACACCTTCCCTCTTACAATTGAAGACTATATTCACCGCATTGGGCGTACCGGCCGTGGCGGCAAGACGGGTAAGGCCCTCACTTTCTTTACCGACGAGGACAAGGCGCACGCGGGCGAGCTGATTCGTGTCCTGAAGGACGCGGACCAGCCTGTGCCGGACGCGATGGACAAGTTCCCAACGACCATCAAGCGCAAGTCGCACTCGAGCTACGGTGATCACTACAAGGAGCTCGTTCCCGGAAAGGCGAAGAAGATCACCTTCGATGATGATTAG